Proteins from a genomic interval of Salmo salar chromosome ssa14, Ssal_v3.1, whole genome shotgun sequence:
- the LOC123723841 gene encoding keratin, type II cytoskeletal 68 kDa, component IA-like, whose translation MGVAGYHAQFSSLMLAIEMAKTDLHNQILAYHELLDVKLALDVEISTNRNLLEGDDLKFLEKSLQQLPIVSQAGTPPYLLPRLDTKARFHT comes from the exons ATGGGTGTGGCAGGGTACCATGCTCAGTTCTCCAGCTTAATGTTGGCCATTGAGATGGCCAAAACTGACCTCCACAACCAAATCCTGGCCTACCATGAGCTTCTGGATGTTAAGCTGGCTCTGGATGTGGAGATCTCAACCAACAGAAACCTGCTGGAAGGAGACGATCTCAA ATTTCTAGAGAAATCTTTACAGCAACTTCCTATAGTTTCTCAG GCTGGGACTCCCCCTTACCTTCTGCCCAGGCTGGATACAAAAGCACGTTTCCACACATAG